In Nitrospirota bacterium, the following proteins share a genomic window:
- a CDS encoding B12-binding domain-containing radical SAM protein gives MRVLFVFRNSEWLGIEYLSAVLKRAGHETALLYHPGCGEVEREIPWLDKLQSRLGIERLMLRRADRFEPDLIAFSSTTTLFPWVKKMSKYLRDRLQVPVLVGGIHPTVAPEHVLKHDGIDMLCLGEGENAIGELVDSMSRGESRTDIPNLWFKRGETIIRNEIGPLIQDMDSLPYPDKDIYLPYGIIQNRLHVMTSRGCPYSCSYCFHSYYHDLHKGKGKYYRRHSVGRVIEEILHFRRKLRFTEIYFYDDIFTIHERWVQEFARAYKKEVGVPFKMLVYPEWVRRDTMQLLKEAGCYYVDLGVESGSRRVREELMNRPVQDESMHRAAAILHELGIKFASLNIFGTPGETEADMRATYELNMEMKPTGAIGSILYPFPRTTSYDYAKANGFLDAEGDAKVIEGLGSYKGFPVTKIPHAGAALRYMRLLPLLVKVPRVLHPLLFRMPYWRVFDFILLPFVSIWRNFYIRSREFAGGLLGSWHLYLGEIFRRPPRSRPKVGWASSGRRAHVEFSPSLTAPPPIRLLTDVAAPAVTDQSVAPPAA, from the coding sequence GTGCGCGTTCTCTTCGTTTTTCGGAATTCGGAGTGGCTTGGAATCGAGTATCTTTCGGCGGTCTTGAAACGTGCGGGCCACGAAACGGCCCTGCTTTACCACCCAGGGTGCGGCGAGGTGGAACGTGAAATCCCCTGGCTGGACAAGCTCCAATCCAGGCTGGGGATCGAACGGCTCATGTTGCGGCGAGCCGACCGTTTTGAACCCGACTTGATCGCCTTCTCATCCACAACCACCTTGTTCCCATGGGTGAAAAAGATGTCCAAGTACCTTAGGGATCGGCTCCAGGTACCCGTCTTGGTGGGTGGAATCCATCCTACCGTGGCCCCGGAGCACGTCCTGAAACATGACGGTATTGACATGCTGTGTCTGGGTGAAGGTGAGAATGCCATCGGCGAACTAGTGGACAGCATGTCCAGAGGTGAGTCTCGGACCGACATTCCCAACCTGTGGTTCAAGCGCGGGGAAACCATCATACGCAATGAGATCGGTCCACTGATCCAAGACATGGACAGCCTGCCCTATCCGGACAAGGACATCTATCTGCCCTATGGAATCATCCAGAATCGACTCCATGTGATGACATCCAGGGGGTGCCCCTACTCGTGCTCGTACTGCTTCCACAGCTACTATCACGATCTCCACAAGGGGAAGGGGAAGTACTATCGCCGCCATAGCGTTGGCCGTGTCATCGAAGAGATTCTCCACTTCAGGCGGAAGCTCCGGTTCACTGAGATCTACTTCTATGACGACATCTTCACGATCCATGAACGCTGGGTGCAGGAGTTCGCGCGGGCCTACAAGAAAGAGGTGGGAGTCCCTTTCAAGATGTTGGTCTACCCCGAGTGGGTCCGAAGGGACACGATGCAGCTCCTCAAGGAGGCAGGCTGCTACTACGTTGATCTGGGCGTGGAATCCGGGAGCCGGAGGGTCCGGGAGGAGCTGATGAACCGACCGGTTCAGGATGAGAGCATGCACCGCGCGGCCGCCATCCTCCACGAACTGGGAATCAAGTTTGCGAGCCTCAACATTTTCGGGACTCCGGGAGAGACGGAAGCGGACATGCGCGCAACCTACGAACTGAACATGGAAATGAAACCGACGGGCGCGATCGGGAGCATCCTGTATCCCTTCCCCAGGACGACTTCGTACGATTACGCAAAGGCGAATGGGTTCCTGGATGCGGAGGGCGATGCGAAAGTGATCGAGGGACTCGGGTCGTACAAGGGATTTCCGGTTACGAAAATTCCTCACGCCGGCGCAGCCCTGAGATACATGCGTCTCCTTCCGTTGCTGGTCAAAGTGCCACGGGTGTTGCATCCGCTGTTGTTCCGCATGCCGTATTGGAGAGTGTTCGATTTCATCCTCCTGCCGTTCGTTTCGATTTGGAGGAACTTCTACATTAGGTCCAGGGAATTCGCCGGTGGTTTGTTGGGAAGTTGGCATCTCTACTTGGGTGAGATCTTCCGACGACCTCCACGGAGCCGGCCGAAGGTTGGGTGGGCAAGCTCTGGGAGGCGTGCGCATGTTGAATTCTCCCCATCCCTCACGGCCCCGCCGCCGATCAGGCTTCTCACGGACGTCGCGGCACCCGCGGTCACGGATCAATCGGTCGCCCCACCTGCGGCCTGA
- a CDS encoding glycosyltransferase family 39 protein has protein sequence MSLPPAVRALLIWMLGMSLRLPLLGRELNLDEIKRWQSATGPLGELWDRSIILLGGNPLYSLFLRPFSGLEPTVWIRLPGLLAGAMVAPLAYAILRKNFGERIALGSAAILACSPFQVEQGALLKEYPLALVPETLTLWFAARLVAVGGGPGLWAAIAAAETVSVWLSLPSIFVWGGLAAALPLAWHRTKKFPWGHWLCSQTPVLASGIVTALSWPHGNEAGFQQVVGRLHLDPLSLAAQELTGLAAWYPNLDVRLQDFLTAMNWADAYGHFEGIIKIVYFLAKIGLGGGVVILVLRAWTRYSDSAPLKLFAWTVGLAPFLYYIAFLARGYGHLYLPQAFLASSMGLTTLLAAGFEALSSPWKRIIGLGLGAASVLSLLTLLAGVWPHPYRPVRPLLSRLPHGTPAWIYPADAVHYIRYNAPPPRRKSIRSLGPTALERPDTWKPIFEIASRQVAREALRKLPRGEAALVAVRSYLQWSDPDLAAVDPCRWALDAQDGDVWIFKSTPPKEKCP, from the coding sequence ATGTCCCTCCCACCTGCCGTCCGAGCGTTGCTGATCTGGATGCTGGGCATGAGTCTCCGCCTCCCCCTTCTAGGGCGGGAACTGAACCTCGATGAGATAAAAAGATGGCAATCGGCGACGGGTCCGCTGGGGGAGCTGTGGGATCGGTCGATCATCCTGCTGGGGGGGAATCCACTCTATTCGCTGTTTCTTAGACCGTTTTCGGGACTGGAACCGACCGTGTGGATCCGGCTACCCGGATTATTGGCTGGGGCCATGGTTGCGCCGTTGGCCTACGCGATTCTGAGGAAGAATTTCGGCGAACGGATTGCATTGGGTTCGGCTGCGATACTGGCCTGCTCGCCGTTCCAGGTCGAGCAGGGCGCCCTCCTGAAAGAGTATCCTCTGGCCCTTGTCCCCGAGACCCTGACGTTGTGGTTTGCGGCAAGACTGGTGGCCGTAGGAGGCGGCCCCGGGCTTTGGGCGGCCATCGCCGCGGCCGAAACGGTTTCCGTTTGGTTGTCGCTCCCCTCGATCTTCGTTTGGGGTGGGCTGGCGGCGGCCTTGCCCCTGGCGTGGCATCGAACCAAGAAGTTCCCCTGGGGCCATTGGCTTTGCAGTCAAACCCCTGTGCTTGCGTCTGGGATCGTGACCGCCTTGAGTTGGCCGCATGGAAACGAAGCAGGTTTTCAGCAGGTCGTCGGGCGGCTGCACCTCGATCCTCTTTCGCTCGCGGCGCAAGAATTGACCGGCCTGGCCGCGTGGTATCCGAATCTGGATGTACGCTTACAAGACTTTCTGACCGCAATGAATTGGGCGGATGCCTACGGGCATTTCGAGGGGATCATCAAGATTGTCTATTTTCTTGCCAAGATTGGCCTCGGGGGAGGAGTCGTCATTCTTGTTCTGAGGGCCTGGACTCGATATAGCGATAGCGCGCCGCTGAAGCTTTTCGCATGGACGGTGGGGTTGGCCCCCTTCCTCTATTACATCGCGTTCCTCGCGCGTGGCTACGGCCATCTTTACTTGCCTCAGGCGTTCCTCGCTTCATCCATGGGGCTGACCACGCTTCTCGCCGCCGGGTTCGAGGCGCTATCGTCCCCATGGAAGAGGATTATCGGATTGGGGTTGGGGGCGGCCTCCGTGCTGTCGCTGTTGACGCTCTTGGCTGGCGTGTGGCCCCACCCCTACCGCCCCGTCCGGCCCCTCCTGAGCCGACTGCCGCACGGTACGCCTGCATGGATTTACCCTGCCGACGCGGTGCACTACATCCGTTACAACGCGCCCCCGCCTAGGAGGAAATCCATCCGTTCTCTCGGGCCGACCGCGCTGGAGAGGCCGGACACGTGGAAACCGATTTTTGAAATCGCCTCACGGCAAGTCGCGAGGGAAGCGCTTCGAAAACTGCCGAGGGGGGAGGCCGCGCTTGTGGCCGTGAGGTCCTACCTGCAATGGAGCGATCCGGACCTCGCTGCGGTGGATCCATGCAGATGGGCGCTC